A part of Bosea sp. (in: a-proteobacteria) genomic DNA contains:
- a CDS encoding DUF3422 domain-containing protein translates to MTSTTDQAAHGDHPQREALLSELHARPFATMDTPRRVLHFAYTTDGGQSMAAVAALAAFCSKRSLPAPAENARHHRVNVQGAILRFERHSEFCTYSWEFDAAAGADDAPFRPAAREFGKLMQLLPQPGPLMVQVDLHMVRSARVTDNLETVFGVANLAASQVEDNTAILATDFRTDTDGYVRLLILDERLTPARAGSLVQRALEVETYRTFALLGLPEAQALSPSIRKIELQLPWLMQQMQATEGFEANRKLLSRLTELAAELEGGAAASLFRFGATRAYDELVRLRLDAIGEKAVPGQTTLSGFLSRRLAPAIRTCVTTEERQANLSRKLARAAQLLRTRVDIDLESQNQELLRAMNERAQVQLRLQQTVEGLSVAAVSYYVLGLLGYVFKAWREKGGGPDPTLAAAIALPLVVIAVALAVRRVRRGHGEKKS, encoded by the coding sequence ATGACAAGCACCACCGACCAGGCCGCCCATGGCGACCATCCGCAACGCGAGGCGCTGCTGAGCGAGCTGCATGCGCGGCCCTTCGCCACCATGGATACGCCGCGGCGCGTGCTGCACTTCGCCTACACCACCGATGGCGGGCAGTCGATGGCGGCCGTGGCCGCGCTCGCGGCCTTCTGCTCGAAGCGATCGCTGCCGGCGCCTGCCGAGAATGCGCGACACCACAGGGTGAACGTCCAGGGCGCGATCCTGCGCTTCGAGCGGCACAGCGAGTTCTGCACCTACAGCTGGGAGTTCGACGCCGCCGCCGGCGCCGACGATGCGCCGTTCCGTCCGGCCGCGCGAGAATTCGGCAAGCTCATGCAGCTCTTGCCGCAGCCCGGGCCGCTGATGGTGCAGGTCGATCTGCACATGGTCAGGAGCGCACGGGTCACCGACAATCTCGAGACGGTGTTCGGCGTCGCCAACCTGGCCGCCTCCCAGGTGGAGGACAACACCGCCATCCTCGCAACGGACTTCCGCACCGATACGGACGGATATGTGCGTCTGCTGATCCTTGATGAACGGCTCACCCCGGCGCGGGCAGGCTCGCTCGTGCAACGCGCGCTGGAGGTCGAGACCTACCGCACCTTCGCGCTGCTCGGCCTGCCGGAGGCGCAGGCGCTGTCGCCGTCCATCCGCAAGATCGAGCTGCAGCTGCCCTGGCTGATGCAGCAGATGCAGGCGACCGAGGGCTTCGAGGCGAACCGCAAGCTGCTGTCTCGGCTGACCGAGCTTGCGGCGGAGCTGGAGGGGGGGGCGGCGGCCTCGCTGTTCCGCTTCGGCGCCACGCGCGCCTATGACGAGCTGGTGAGGCTCCGCCTTGACGCGATCGGGGAGAAGGCCGTGCCGGGACAGACGACGCTCTCGGGCTTCCTGTCGCGGCGGCTGGCGCCGGCCATCCGGACCTGCGTCACCACCGAGGAGCGGCAGGCCAACCTCTCGCGCAAGCTGGCGCGAGCGGCGCAACTGCTGCGCACCCGCGTCGACATTGACCTGGAGAGCCAGAACCAGGAATTGCTGCGGGCCATGAACGAGCGAGCCCAGGTGCAGCTCAGGCTGCAGCAGACCGTGGAAGGCCTCTCGGTGGCCGCCGTGAGCTATTACGTGCTCGGGCTGCTGGGCTATGTCTTCAAGGCGTGGAGGGAAAAGGGTGGAGGCCCCGATCCCACGCTGGCTGCCGCGATCGCGCTGCCCCTCGTGGTCATCGCGGTGGCGCTGGCCGTCAGGCGCGTGCGCCGGGGCCATGGCGAGAAGAAGAGCTGA